One region of Bosea sp. 29B genomic DNA includes:
- a CDS encoding succinylglutamate desuccinylase/aspartoacylase family protein, whose protein sequence is MTSSRQKPTPRPSSAFLTVDPEKDGKQVGFLMIPHSPDDDAWGATRIPVAIIKNGSGRTAILEGGNHGDEYEGPITICDLIRDLDPGRVQGRLILMPANNVHAVIAGQRTSTVDGLNFNRTFPGDPRGTITQQISAFVSDHILSLGDAFLDLHSGGSSLDIIPSAIVEPTDDPELHKRNVAAVQAFDAPMTVVISNLGEPRTATATACRQGLVTVGTEMAGAGAVSLEALSICRRGVANVLDHLGIVARDKPEPRRGGGQVLELPGTSAYVYATADGIFEPFHANGEKVSAGQPAGRIHCTWDPTRPPETLHYAADGILYGRRQPGRVRPGNCCLIVAAPYRGVLS, encoded by the coding sequence ATGACCAGCTCCCGCCAGAAGCCGACGCCGCGCCCGTCCTCCGCCTTCCTCACGGTCGATCCGGAGAAGGACGGCAAGCAGGTCGGCTTCCTGATGATCCCGCATTCGCCTGACGACGACGCCTGGGGCGCGACGCGGATCCCGGTCGCGATCATCAAAAACGGCTCGGGGCGGACCGCCATCCTCGAAGGCGGCAACCATGGCGACGAATATGAGGGGCCGATCACGATCTGCGACCTGATCCGCGATCTCGATCCCGGCCGCGTGCAGGGGCGGCTCATCCTGATGCCGGCGAACAATGTCCACGCCGTCATCGCCGGTCAGCGGACATCGACGGTCGACGGTCTGAATTTCAACCGGACCTTCCCGGGCGATCCGCGCGGCACCATCACCCAGCAGATCTCGGCTTTCGTCAGCGACCACATCCTGTCGCTCGGCGACGCCTTCCTCGACCTGCACTCTGGCGGCTCCTCGCTCGACATCATTCCGAGCGCGATCGTCGAGCCAACCGACGATCCCGAACTGCACAAGCGCAATGTCGCGGCCGTCCAGGCTTTCGATGCACCGATGACGGTGGTGATCTCCAATCTCGGCGAGCCGCGTACCGCAACGGCGACCGCATGCCGGCAGGGGCTCGTCACTGTCGGCACCGAGATGGCGGGCGCTGGTGCGGTCTCGCTGGAAGCACTGTCGATCTGTCGCCGCGGCGTCGCCAACGTGCTCGACCATCTCGGCATCGTCGCCCGCGACAAGCCCGAGCCGCGCCGCGGCGGTGGGCAGGTGCTGGAGTTGCCGGGCACCTCGGCTTACGTCTACGCCACGGCCGACGGAATCTTCGAACCCTTCCACGCCAATGGCGAGAAGGTCAGCGCTGGCCAGCCGGCGGGCAGGATCCATTGCACCTGGGACCCGACCCGTCCGCCGGAGACGCTGCACTACGCCGCCGATGGGATCCTCTATGGCCGGCGCCAGCCTGGCCGGGTCAGGCCGGGCAATTGCTGCCTGATCGTCGCGGCG